A genomic region of Oncorhynchus mykiss isolate Arlee chromosome 2, USDA_OmykA_1.1, whole genome shotgun sequence contains the following coding sequences:
- the LOC110500345 gene encoding ETS domain-containing protein Elk-3-like isoform X2 has product MNYDKLSRALRYYYDKNIIKKVIGQKFVYKFVSFPEILKMDPAAVEMGLASGRVTLHEDQDFQDLDVEEEEEEEEVQQQRRALGAALEVAAAAQQAACHNKYFGPGLYSSFSINTLHSPPEELLRALRERQQDEARSGVIRFGTGTTENTPPSPSLIKPEPSSQSFSTHRPAKSSPLHHYTHHQHQRHSPPSSSPHSHNPQPGPGRGGWSPEAEEDEEGEDSDQGAQPLNLSSGHREREQALQPPEKRTSGGSRVSGSSHGDSCHGLPPKTNKPKALEISAPSLLLTGSDIGSIALNSPALPSGSLTHAFFTAQTPSGLLLGHSSLLSGVHFWSSLSPAAPLSPARLQGHGSLFQFPSLMNGHLPMPNLDGSPSPLLLSPANHKS; this is encoded by the exons ATGAACTACGACAAGCTGAGCAGAGCCCTGAGATACTACTATGACAAG AACATTATCAAGAAGGTGATCGGACAGAAGTTTGTCTACAAGTTTGTCTCGTTCCCGGAAATCTTAAAGATGGACCCAGCAGCAGTAGAGATGGGCTTGGCTTCCGGTCGGGTGACGCTCCACGAAGACCAGGACTTCCAGGACctggatgtagaggaggaggaggaagaagaggaggtgcaGCAGCAGAGGAGGGCCCTGGGGGCGGCGTTGGAGGTGGCTGCGGCGGCCCAGCAGGCTGCGTGTCATAACAAGTACTTCGGCCCTGGCCTCTACTCCTCCTTCAGCATCAAcaccctccattctcctccagaGGAGCTGCTCCGGGCCctgagggagagacagcaggacGAGGCCCGCTCCGGAGTCATCCGATTTGGGACGGGTACCACCGAGAATACTCCACCCTCACCGTCCCTCATCAAGCCTGAGCCTTCATCACAATCCTTCAGCACCCACAGGCCAGCCaaatcctcccctctccaccattacacccaccaccaacaccagcGCCACTCCccgccctcctcctccccccacagCCATAACCCCCAGCCAGGGCCAGGCCGAGGAGGCTGGAGCCCAGAGGCTGAAgaagatgaggagggggaggactcAGACCAGGGAGCCCAGCCTCTGAATCTCTCTtctgggcatagagagagagagcaggccctGCAGCCTCCGGAGAAGAGGACCAGTGGTGGTAGTAGAGTTAGTGGTAGTAGTCATGGAGACAGTTGTCATGGACTCCCACCCAAAACCAATAAGCCCAAAGCCCTAGAGATCTCCGCCCCCTCCCTGCTCTTGACAGGAAGTGACATCGGCTCGATAGCCCTCAATAGCCCCGCCCTACCGTCCGGATCCCTCACCCACGCCTTCTTCACTGCACAG ACTCCATCTGGTCTGCTGCTGGGCCACAGCTCTCTGTTATCAGGTGTCCACTTCTGGAGCAGCCTAAGTCCCGCAGCCCCTCTGAGCCCGGCCAGGCTTCAAGGACACGGATCACTGTTTCAG
- the LOC110500345 gene encoding ETS domain-containing protein Elk-3-like isoform X1, whose amino-acid sequence MDSAITLWQFLLQLLLDQSHKHLICWTSNDGEFKLLKSEEVAKLWGLRKNKTNMNYDKLSRALRYYYDKNIIKKVIGQKFVYKFVSFPEILKMDPAAVEMGLASGRVTLHEDQDFQDLDVEEEEEEEEVQQQRRALGAALEVAAAAQQAACHNKYFGPGLYSSFSINTLHSPPEELLRALRERQQDEARSGVIRFGTGTTENTPPSPSLIKPEPSSQSFSTHRPAKSSPLHHYTHHQHQRHSPPSSSPHSHNPQPGPGRGGWSPEAEEDEEGEDSDQGAQPLNLSSGHREREQALQPPEKRTSGGSRVSGSSHGDSCHGLPPKTNKPKALEISAPSLLLTGSDIGSIALNSPALPSGSLTHAFFTAQTPSGLLLGHSSLLSGVHFWSSLSPAAPLSPARLQGHGSLFQFPSLMNGHLPMPNLDGSPSPLLLSPANHKS is encoded by the exons ATGGACAGTGCCATCACGTTGTGGCAGTTCCTGTTGCAGCTGTTGTTGGACCAGAGCCACAAGCACCTGATCTGCTGGACGTCGAACGACGGGGAGTTTAAACTGCTCAAGTCTGAGGAGGTGGCCAAGCTGTGGGGGCTCCGCAAGAACAAGACTAATATGAACTACGACAAGCTGAGCAGAGCCCTGAGATACTACTATGACAAG AACATTATCAAGAAGGTGATCGGACAGAAGTTTGTCTACAAGTTTGTCTCGTTCCCGGAAATCTTAAAGATGGACCCAGCAGCAGTAGAGATGGGCTTGGCTTCCGGTCGGGTGACGCTCCACGAAGACCAGGACTTCCAGGACctggatgtagaggaggaggaggaagaagaggaggtgcaGCAGCAGAGGAGGGCCCTGGGGGCGGCGTTGGAGGTGGCTGCGGCGGCCCAGCAGGCTGCGTGTCATAACAAGTACTTCGGCCCTGGCCTCTACTCCTCCTTCAGCATCAAcaccctccattctcctccagaGGAGCTGCTCCGGGCCctgagggagagacagcaggacGAGGCCCGCTCCGGAGTCATCCGATTTGGGACGGGTACCACCGAGAATACTCCACCCTCACCGTCCCTCATCAAGCCTGAGCCTTCATCACAATCCTTCAGCACCCACAGGCCAGCCaaatcctcccctctccaccattacacccaccaccaacaccagcGCCACTCCccgccctcctcctccccccacagCCATAACCCCCAGCCAGGGCCAGGCCGAGGAGGCTGGAGCCCAGAGGCTGAAgaagatgaggagggggaggactcAGACCAGGGAGCCCAGCCTCTGAATCTCTCTtctgggcatagagagagagagcaggccctGCAGCCTCCGGAGAAGAGGACCAGTGGTGGTAGTAGAGTTAGTGGTAGTAGTCATGGAGACAGTTGTCATGGACTCCCACCCAAAACCAATAAGCCCAAAGCCCTAGAGATCTCCGCCCCCTCCCTGCTCTTGACAGGAAGTGACATCGGCTCGATAGCCCTCAATAGCCCCGCCCTACCGTCCGGATCCCTCACCCACGCCTTCTTCACTGCACAG ACTCCATCTGGTCTGCTGCTGGGCCACAGCTCTCTGTTATCAGGTGTCCACTTCTGGAGCAGCCTAAGTCCCGCAGCCCCTCTGAGCCCGGCCAGGCTTCAAGGACACGGATCACTGTTTCAG